One window of Lates calcarifer isolate ASB-BC8 unplaced genomic scaffold, TLL_Latcal_v3 _unitig_1963_quiver_745, whole genome shotgun sequence genomic DNA carries:
- the LOC108891448 gene encoding GTP-binding protein Rheb — MPQPKSRKIAVLGYRSVGKSSLTIQFVEGQFVDSYDPTIENTFTKTMTVNGQEYNLQLVDTAGQDEYSIFPQSYTIDVDGYILIYSVTSYKSFEVVRVIHEKLLDMVGNVQVPIILVGNKKDLHMERVISFEEGKALAESWNAAFLESSAKENQTAVEVFRRMILEVEKMEAGQPQNRTPCSMM, encoded by the exons ATGCCGCAGCCTAAATCCCGGAAAATCGCCGTGTTGGGCTACAGGTCGGTGG ggaAGTCGTCTCTCACCATCCAGTTTGTGGAGGGACAGTTCGTCGACTCGTACGACCCCACCATAGAGAACA CGTTCACCAAGACGATGACGGTGAACGGTCAGGAGTACAACCTGCAGCTGGTCGACACGGCCGGACAG GATGAGTACTCCATCTTCCCTCAGAGCTACACCATCGACGTCGACGGTTACATCCTCATCTACTCTGTAACGTCCTACAAAAG TTTTGAGGTGGTCAGAGTGATCCATGAGAAGCTGCTGGACATGGTGGGAAACGTCCa agtACCAATCATTTTAGTTGGAAATAAGAAGGACTTGCACATGGAGAG gGTGATCAGTTTCGAGGAGGGCAAAGCTCTGGCAGAGTCGTGGAACGCCGCCTTCCTCGAGTCTTCAGCCAAAGAAAACCAG acgGCGGTGGAGGTGTTCAGGAGGATGATCCTGGAGGTGGAGAAGATGGAGGCGGGTCAGCCGCAGAATCGGACTCCCTGCTCTATGATGTAG
- the LOC108891447 gene encoding enoyl-CoA delta isomerase 2 isoform X1 codes for MAGVALRCSAAWRFVKLRSLVRFSTFPSLKFHSTASPMMGATVEQFEQAKNKLSTLKKDPGNEVKLKIYALFKQATQGPCNTPKPGMLDFVNKVKWDAWKSLGSISQDEARQQYCDLIGSLVEAEGPSSAAVAATPAGSQAAYKTLLVSTEDDITTIKLNRPAKKNAITTEMYNEIIAALEQAAKDDSVITVFTGAGDFYCSGNDLTNFQLQGGGGVEEMARRGGELLRKYVRAYIDFPKPLVAVVNGPAVGISVTVLGLFDLVYASERATFHTPFSQLGQSAEGCSSYTFPKMMGAAKASEMLMFNKKLTAAQACELALVTEVFPDSSFQSEVWTRLKAYAKLPRNSLAFSKQLIRSMEKERLYAVNDAEVECLIGRWMSDECFNAVMSFFQAKAKL; via the exons ATGGCCGGCGTCGCCCTGCGCTGCTCCGCTGCCTGGCGCTTTGTTAAACTGAGaag CTTGGTGAGATTCTCCACCTTTCCCAGTCTGAAGTTCCACAGCACGGCCTCTCCTATGATGG gtgcgACTGTGGAGCAGTTTGAGCAGGCGAAGAACAAACTGTCGACGCTGAAGAAAGACCCCGGCAACGAGGTCAAACTGAAGATCTACGCTCTCTTCAAACAG GCCACTCAGGGTCCCTGCAACACTCCCAAACCAGGCATGCTGGACTTTGTCAACAAGGTCAAATGGGACGCGTGGAAATCTCTGGGCTCCATATCACAG gaCGAAGCCCGGCAGCAGTACTGCGACCTGATTGGCTCCCTGGTGGAGGCAGAAGGTCCGAGCTCTGCCGCGGTGGCCGCTACGCCTGCTGGGAGCCAGGCGGCGTACAAGACGCTGCTGGTCTCCACGGAGGACGACATCACCACCATAAAGCTGAACCGACCGGCCAAAAAAAACGCCATCACCAccgag ATGTACAATGAGATTATTGCAGCTCTGGAGCAGGCGGCCAAAGACGACTCAGtcatcactgttttcactg GAGCCGGGGACTTCTACTGCAGTGGAAACGACCTGACCAACTTCCAGCTCcaaggtggagggggggtggaggagaTGGCCCGACGTGGTGGAGAGCTGCTCAG GAAGTACGTCAGGGCCTACATCGACTTCCCCAAGCCGCTGGTGGCTGTGGTGAACGGACCGGCTGTGGGGATCTCAGTCACCGTGCTGGGACTCTTCGACCTGGTCTACGCGTCAGAGcgg GCCACCTTCCACACCCCGTTCAGTCAGCTGGGGCAGAGCGCTGAGGGCTGCTCCTCCTACACCTTCCCCAAGATGATGGGCGCCGccaag GCCAGTGAGATGCTGATGTTCAATAAGAAGCTGACGGCGGCTCAGGCCTGTGAACTCGCTCTGGTCACTGAGGTTTTTCCTGACAGCAGCTTCCAGTCAGAGGTCTGGACCAGACTGAAGGCCTACGCCAAGCTGCCCCgcaat TCTCTGGCCTTCTCGAAGCAGCTGATCCGCTCGATGGAGAAGGAGCGTCTGTACGCGGTGAACGACGCCGAGGTGGAGTGTCTGATCGGACGCTGGATGTCGGATGAGTGTTTCAACGCCGTCATGAGCTTCTTCCAGGCCAAGGCCAAActctga
- the LOC108891447 gene encoding enoyl-CoA delta isomerase 2 isoform X2 translates to MMGATVEQFEQAKNKLSTLKKDPGNEVKLKIYALFKQATQGPCNTPKPGMLDFVNKVKWDAWKSLGSISQDEARQQYCDLIGSLVEAEGPSSAAVAATPAGSQAAYKTLLVSTEDDITTIKLNRPAKKNAITTEMYNEIIAALEQAAKDDSVITVFTGAGDFYCSGNDLTNFQLQGGGGVEEMARRGGELLRKYVRAYIDFPKPLVAVVNGPAVGISVTVLGLFDLVYASERATFHTPFSQLGQSAEGCSSYTFPKMMGAAKASEMLMFNKKLTAAQACELALVTEVFPDSSFQSEVWTRLKAYAKLPRNSLAFSKQLIRSMEKERLYAVNDAEVECLIGRWMSDECFNAVMSFFQAKAKL, encoded by the exons ATGATGG gtgcgACTGTGGAGCAGTTTGAGCAGGCGAAGAACAAACTGTCGACGCTGAAGAAAGACCCCGGCAACGAGGTCAAACTGAAGATCTACGCTCTCTTCAAACAG GCCACTCAGGGTCCCTGCAACACTCCCAAACCAGGCATGCTGGACTTTGTCAACAAGGTCAAATGGGACGCGTGGAAATCTCTGGGCTCCATATCACAG gaCGAAGCCCGGCAGCAGTACTGCGACCTGATTGGCTCCCTGGTGGAGGCAGAAGGTCCGAGCTCTGCCGCGGTGGCCGCTACGCCTGCTGGGAGCCAGGCGGCGTACAAGACGCTGCTGGTCTCCACGGAGGACGACATCACCACCATAAAGCTGAACCGACCGGCCAAAAAAAACGCCATCACCAccgag ATGTACAATGAGATTATTGCAGCTCTGGAGCAGGCGGCCAAAGACGACTCAGtcatcactgttttcactg GAGCCGGGGACTTCTACTGCAGTGGAAACGACCTGACCAACTTCCAGCTCcaaggtggagggggggtggaggagaTGGCCCGACGTGGTGGAGAGCTGCTCAG GAAGTACGTCAGGGCCTACATCGACTTCCCCAAGCCGCTGGTGGCTGTGGTGAACGGACCGGCTGTGGGGATCTCAGTCACCGTGCTGGGACTCTTCGACCTGGTCTACGCGTCAGAGcgg GCCACCTTCCACACCCCGTTCAGTCAGCTGGGGCAGAGCGCTGAGGGCTGCTCCTCCTACACCTTCCCCAAGATGATGGGCGCCGccaag GCCAGTGAGATGCTGATGTTCAATAAGAAGCTGACGGCGGCTCAGGCCTGTGAACTCGCTCTGGTCACTGAGGTTTTTCCTGACAGCAGCTTCCAGTCAGAGGTCTGGACCAGACTGAAGGCCTACGCCAAGCTGCCCCgcaat TCTCTGGCCTTCTCGAAGCAGCTGATCCGCTCGATGGAGAAGGAGCGTCTGTACGCGGTGAACGACGCCGAGGTGGAGTGTCTGATCGGACGCTGGATGTCGGATGAGTGTTTCAACGCCGTCATGAGCTTCTTCCAGGCCAAGGCCAAActctga